TGAAAGTAACCTCACCAGTCATTATTAAGTCTTAACGTATCCCCTTATTAAGCTTAAGTTATTGATTTATCATGAGGTGTTAATACTTATTAAGCTTAATTAGGGTGATTTACACATGAGTGAAACAATCCTAGTCACAGGTGCCAGTGGCCAGGTCGGTAGTTTTGTGGTTGGGGAGTTAATTGAAATGGGTTATAGAGTTATAGCTCTTGATGTTAGGTTTAGTGGTGAATTAATGGCTAAGAAGGGGCCTAGTCTTGAGTTGGCTAGTATTGATTTGATGGATTTTGATGAGTTAATTGGGGTTATTAAGAGGTTTAATGTTAAGAGGATCATTCACTTAGCTGCAATGATACTGTTGGAGTCTAGGGTTAGGCCCCTTAAGGCTGCTAAGGTTAACATTATTGGTACATTTAATATTTTCGAAGCTGCTAGGTTAATGGACCTTAAGCGCGTTGTCTACGCGAGCTCAGAGTCAGTCTACGGTTCCCCCTCAGTCTACGGTAAGGGTAGTGTTAATGAGGATGACTACCCCCATACTCCCCCGGATCCATACCACGTAACTAAACTTGCCAATGAACTATATGGCGCATTCTACATGAGTAATTACGGCCTAGAGGTAATTGGGGGTAGGTTAACTACGGCATGGGGACCTGGTAGGTACAGCGGCTATACTGGGCAATTCAACAGTTTCCTGAGGGATGTCATATTGAAGGGTTATGGTAGGGTTCCAGACGACTTCGCGTATAGTGGTGCCAAGTATAGGTGGCTTTACGTTAAGGATGCTGCTAGGGCTTTCATACACCTAGCCCTAGTGGATAAGGTTAAGAGACCAGTCTACAACCTCGGCTCCAAAACACCGTTCACAATGATTGACGTACTGAATGCAATTAAGGA
This genomic interval from Caldivirga sp. contains the following:
- a CDS encoding NAD(P)-dependent oxidoreductase, whose protein sequence is MSETILVTGASGQVGSFVVGELIEMGYRVIALDVRFSGELMAKKGPSLELASIDLMDFDELIGVIKRFNVKRIIHLAAMILLESRVRPLKAAKVNIIGTFNIFEAARLMDLKRVVYASSESVYGSPSVYGKGSVNEDDYPHTPPDPYHVTKLANELYGAFYMSNYGLEVIGGRLTTAWGPGRYSGYTGQFNSFLRDVILKGYGRVPDDFAYSGAKYRWLYVKDAARAFIHLALVDKVKRPVYNLGSKTPFTMIDVLNAIKELLPNAKVDYKPLDKPTETSSKVPGPAGLDVDCSRLYGELGFTEKYGLRGGLKDMIEYERSRVT